In the Caenorhabditis elegans chromosome X genome, one interval contains:
- the C39B10.5 gene encoding Biogenesis of lysosome-related organelles complex 1 subunit BLS1 (Confirmed by transcript evidence): MDMERESNAIVEAIMNHFDVQEKVVRELKKRIAVHEEIYANKDKYIDNLFEFYGTAMAEMNNQLLQKNEENRLLKEKLGFMDKEIAKMYEHVFGGAEPQPKENKI, encoded by the exons atggatATGGAACGCGAGTCTAACGCAATTGTTGAAGCAATTATGAATCACTTCGACGTACAAGAAAAAGTGGTTCGTGAGCTCAAAAAACGAATTGCAGTTCATGAAGAGATATATGCAAACAAAGATAAGTACATTGACAATCTCTTTGAGTTCTATGGAACTGCAATGGCCGAGATGAACAATCAACTTCTACAAA AAAACGAGGAGAATCGTCTCTTGAAGGAGAAATTGGGTTTCATGGATaaggaaattgcaaaaatgtatgaaCACGTGTTTGGAGGAGCTGAACCACAAccgaaagaaaacaaaatttga